TGCCAAGTCTGACTGGATGGATATCGAGAAGCAACGTGGGATTTCGGTGACCTCATCTGTTATGCAGTTTGACTACGATGGCAAGCGCGTGAATATCCTAGACACACCAGGGCACGAGGATTTCTCAGAAGATACCTATCGTACCTTGATGGCGGTGGATGCTGCGGTCATGGTGGTGGACTCTGCTAAGGGTATCGAGGCTCAGACTAAGAAATTATTTGAGGTTGTGAAACATCGTGGGATTCCAGTCTTTACCTTTATGAACAAGCTAGACCGTGACGGTCGTGAGCCACTAGACCTCTTGCAAGAGTTGGAAGAAGTCTTGGGCATTGCTAGCTACCCTATGAACTGGCCAATCGGGATGGGGAAAGCCTTTGAAGGGTTATATGACCTCTATAACCAACGCTTGGAGCTCTATAAAGGGGATGAGCGTTTTGCCAGTTTAGAAGATGGGGACAAGCTTTTTGGTAGCAATCCTTTCTACGAGCAAGTCAAGGATGACATTGAGCTTTTAAATGAAGCTGGGAATGAATTTTCAGAGGAAGCTATTCTTGCTGGAGAATTGACACCTGTCTTCTTCGGTTCGGCTTTGACAAACTTTGGTGTGCAGACCTTCCTTGAGACTTTCCTTAAGTTTGCTCCAGAACCTCATGGACACAAGAAAACAGATGGAGAAATTGTGGATCCTTATGACAAGGATTTCTCAGGATTTGTCTTTAAAATCCAAGCCAACATGGATCCTCGTCACCGTGACCGTATTGCTTTTGTCCGTATCGTGTCAGGTGAATTTGAGCGTGGTATGAGTGTCAACCTACCTCGTACTGGTAAGGGTGCCAAGCTGTCCAA
Above is a genomic segment from Streptococcus sp. SN-1 containing:
- a CDS encoding peptide chain release factor 3; protein product: MNIQEEIKKRRTFAIISHPDAGKTTITEQLLYFGGEIREAGTVKGKKTGTFAKSDWMDIEKQRGISVTSSVMQFDYDGKRVNILDTPGHEDFSEDTYRTLMAVDAAVMVVDSAKGIEAQTKKLFEVVKHRGIPVFTFMNKLDRDGREPLDLLQELEEVLGIASYPMNWPIGMGKAFEGLYDLYNQRLELYKGDERFASLEDGDKLFGSNPFYEQVKDDIELLNEAGNEFSEEAILAGELTPVFFGSALTNFGVQTFLETFLKFAPEPHGHKKTDGEIVDPYDKDFSGFVFKIQANMDPRHRDRIAFVRIVSGEFERGMSVNLPRTGKGAKLSNVTQFMAESRENVTNAVAGDIIGVYDTGTYQVGDTLTVGKNKFEFEPLPTFTPEIFMKVSAKNVMKQKSFHKGIEQLVQEGAVQLYKNYQTGEYMLGAVGQLQFEVFKHRMEGEYNAEVVMSPMGKKTVRWIKPEDLDERMSSSRNILAKDRFDQPVFLFENDFALRWFADKYPDVELEEKM